The uncultured Fibrobacter sp. DNA segment CGTAAACAAAAGAACCCTCGACAATAGCAGAAAGAATCGCGAATAACGCGACTGCAATCATCGACAGAATATTTTGTTTAATACGCTTCATTGTACTAATAATGTACAAATCTACGCCTTCATGAGTTTCGCCACATAATGCACCGTGACGGCAAACAGCACGACGATGGCGATATAGTCCGCGAAAAAGAGGGCGTAGCCGCGTTCCGTGTCAAAGAAGAAAAACGGCTGCTGCAGGAACATGTATTTCCAAAGCCCGCGAATGGCGAAGGCGTAAATTCCGTAACCCGCCACGAGAGCGGCAACCACGCGGGTTGCGACAAGTGCCGCCTTTGACTTGAAAGCGCCCGCAAGTCCCAAGCGGTTTGCAATCAGACTCACATGCAGCCCGATGTGGAGCGACATGAACACGTAATACCAGTGGCTTGCGAGCAGGTGCGCCGTACGGGCAAAATTCGAGCCGCTTTCGATGCCAAGCCAAGCAAACACATGGGTCGAGAGCATCACGCCGCTCACCATCAAGAACAATACGCACACGATAACGCCTGCGTTAATGATGGTCCGCACGATGCGGAATGCGTTGTAGCGGCCCTTGAACAACGAAAGGAAGAATCGCCGGTTCAGCGTGATGTGCACCGCCCACAGAACAAGCAGCACCACGCCCAGAATCTCGTGAACGGCAGTCGATTCAAAGAAATAATTGCCGCCCATCAGCACGAGCGTCGCGACCGTCATCGCGATATCAAGCGGCATACGGATTTTGGCGGAAATAGGCATATCAAGGAATATACATTATTTCGTCTTCACGCCGTTTTTCTCGAGCCACTTGGCCACATCTTTCGAGAGGCTCGAACCGCCGGAGTAATGTACCGAAAGGCCTTCGCCGATTTTTGCGTTGGGCGCGAGTTTCGCTATCGCGGTGATGCTCTGGCCAAATCGCCCGCCGCCGTGGGAGCAGAACGGCAGAATCCGCTTGCCCGTAAAGTCGTAACTTTCGAGCAAAGTCGCGATAGGCATCGGGATACTCGCCCACCAGTTGGGGTAACCGATGATAATCGTTTCGTAATCGGCCCACTTCTTTGCGTCAGGCTTTTTCTTGAGGGCCGGGCGCGCCTGTTTGTGCTGGTCGTTCTGCGCCTGCTTCAAGACGGTGTTGTAGTCGTCGGAATAGGGCTTCACGAGTTCAAGTTCCACCATGTCGAAACCGGTCTGTTTCTTGATTTCGCGGGCGACACCACGGGTATTCCCGCTCCAGGAATAGAAAACAATCAGCGCACGGGATCCGCTTTTCGGGTTCGACGCCGCTTGCGTCTTTTCGCCCTTAAAGCCCGCCGCTTCCTGGGTCACAAATGTTCCCTTGACGCCTGCACCCGCATTCATAGCAAGCCGGAGCCCCACATTGTAACTCTTGCTGGATTGCTGCATGGCTCCGCGATAGGCGCTGCGGAGGTTCTTGCCGAAATCGTTCCAGCCGCCACCGCGATGCACGCGCCTTGTGCCCGAAGGTTTGCCCGCCGGATCAACCGTCACGCTTGTCGAGCCCGCAGAAACACCGTAATCGCCGTAAAAGTCAAAGCACCATTCGCCCACATTCCCGTAAATGTCATAAAGCCCGAAGGGATTGGGCTTGAATTTGCCCACGGGGAGCGTGTTCCCGCGATAAACGCCGGGGCGGGTTTCCAGAACCTCGTCGTTGAAATAGTTCTGCTCGATTTGATACGGATAATGCCCGTAAAAATTCACGTCGTCTGCACCGGGAGCCTTCTTTGTGTAGAATGGCGTGGTCGTGCCGCCTCGGGCCGCGTATTCCCATTCCGCTTCGGTAGGGAGCCTGTAGCCATTCGCCTCACGATTCCAGCTAACCGCATCGCCTTCGATAGCGTAAACGGGAGTGCGTCCGTCGCGTTCGCTTAACTTGTTGCAAAAACGAGCCGCTTCGAGCCACGTGATGTTTTCGACGGGCAAGTCATCACCCTTGAAACTGGAGGGATTTTCGCCCATCACTTCGCGGTAAAGCTTTTGCGTCACCTCGTATTTGCCCAAGTAAAAATCGGAGACTTTCACCTTGTGCAGCGTCTCGTCGTTGACGCGCCAGTCCTCGTTTGCGGGACTTCCCATGTTGAAAGTCCCGCCCTTGATAAGCACGAAGCCGTCGGGTGCAGGTGCCGCCGCAAAAGTTCCTACCGTCATAAGGCCAATAAATGCGCAAGCGAGAATTCTGGCAAACATTATTTCAACTTCCCGTAGTCTTCGTCGCTCACGGGCTCAAGCCATTCATTGCTTCCGCCTTCGCCGGGAACTTCGATTGCCAAATGCTGGAACCAGGAATCCGGAGCAGCCCCATGCCAATGCTTGACACCAGCCGGAATATTCACCACGTCGCCGGGCTTCAATTCCACCGCCGGCTTGCCCCATTCCTGATAGTAGCCGCGGCCCGCTGTAGCAATGAGAATCTGCCCACCGCCCTTCTTTGCATGATGGATATGCCAGTTGTTGCGACATGCCGGTTCAAAAGTCACATTCCCGACCCCCACCTGTTCCTTGCTGATCATGTCGAGATAGCTCTTGCCCACGAAATACTTGGCGTAGGCGTCGTTCGGCTTGCCCACCGGGAACACGCTCCAGTCCTTGCCTGGCATGTTTTTTGCGACCGTTGCGACCTTCGTCTCAGCCACCGCTTCCTTGAGCAGTCGCAGCGCGTTCAGCGTGCGCGGGTAACCGCAATACGGCAAGCAGTTGTAAATCGCCTGTTCCACGTAATCGGTCGTGCGAATCTTGAGGTTCGCGCCGATATGCGCCTTGAGCTGCGGCTCCGTTCCCAAGTTCACGAGAATCGCCATCGTCAAAAGTTCGCGGGTATTCAGGTCAAGCCCCTTGCGGGTGTAGTAATCGCCAAAGCAGTTGCTCGCAAGGAAGTAGTTGATAGTCGGCATACCGCTCTTGCCGTTCTTCGCCATGTCGCGGAAAGTCTGGCCGAACAGCGTTCCCTGCGCGTCGGCACCCGCCTCCAAGCGGGACTGCGCCGTCACCGTCGCACGGTTTTCGTCCACCTTCACGTTCTTCGCCTTGAACACGCTGCGGGCAATTTCAACCGCATCCACCGTCCGCGGGAACCCGGTGTAGGGGGCACACTGGTAAATCGCCTCGAGAATCTCTTCGGGAGCAAGCCCCTGCGCAAGCGCCGTCGCCACTTCTTCTTGCAAAAGAGCGCCCGACTGCTGCGTCACAAGCGACACCAGGCGAATCAACTCCACCTCGCGCTTTTCCACAAGCGGAGTCGTCGTCGGAACCTCGTTCTGCGTGAAGTTGTCCATCACGGCACGCAGTTCCTTGTCTTGCGAAAGCGCCTTAGCCTCGCCCTGCGGGCAGCAATCACACGCGGCAAGCACCGCACCCATACCAAGCATCGTCATAATCGTCCCTAGTTTCATGGTTTATTCCTTTTTTTCTACGCCTTTAATATAAATAAATGCGCAAACCCCGCAAAATACCATTTTTTCATGCTCAGTATGCGTGAAACGCATAGTGAAAACGACAAAATTCCGTTTCTTTTCCATTTTGTCATTTTATGACACTCTAAAAATATATTTTTGCTCTTGCATGGTCAAAAGGCTTCATTTTCCTCAAATAAGCCAATTGACTCAAGTTTCACCACTTGCACCAGCACGAGGAAAAATGTATATTGACTATAGTTCAATTCAACAATGGAGGTCATCATGGCACTAGCAATCGCATCAGTACCGATACTGACCGGCGAAGCGTCGGACAGGTTTGACCTCATGATGGAAGAAAGCGAAAAGCGTCGCGGTTCCATCGATTTCTCCAAGCAGATTGAACAGGCCAGGGACATTCTCTCCAAGGCCGATTTTAGAGAATTTAAGTAATGAACTTTCTCCAACAGAATTGCCGCTTTGGGTTCTACACTCAAGGCAAGGCCGCCCTATGCAAATATTGAGAAGAACATCCCCCGCGAAAAGATATACAGCAGTTATCCGGCAGTCATGATCGGTCGTCTCGGAATTAGCCAAAATTTCCAAAGCAAGCATTTGGGAAGCGACGTCCTGAGTTTTATAAAGGCTTGGTTCGTTGATCCGCTTAACAAGATCGGTTGCCGTTTTTTGCTGGTAGATTCCTACAACAAGGAACGAAACCTCAAATTCTATCAGAACAATGAGTTCAAATTCTTGTTCAGCACTGAAGAACAAGAACGCGAATTCCGGGGACTCGCAACAGAGAAGCCATTAAACAGTCGCCTGATGTATTTCGACTTGATTGAATTAAAGAAAAGGAACAGCAATCCTAAGTAAGGCGCAAGCCTACTTCACCCACTTGTCGACTTCTTTCTGGGCTTTGTCGCGTTCGTTCTGGGCCACGTGTCCGTAGATGGCAAGGCCGGGGGTCACATTCGCGCCGGTCACCTTCTTGAGGCGCTGCACACCCGAGAGGCCGCTGCCTTCGTGGGTCACGAACGGGTGAATCGTCTTGCCCTTCAGGTTATACTTCTCGAAGAAAGTGAACATGGGCATGGGCATTTCGCCCCACCACACCGGGTAACCGACGTAAATCTCGTCGAATTCTTCGGGGTTCACGTTCACCGGCTTGATGGCCGGGCGTGCGTCCTGCGCAAGTTCCTTCTTGGCCACGTTAATGCAGTCGTCGTATTTCTTGGGGTATTCCTTCGCGGGCTCCACATGCAAAAGCGTGCCGCCCGTCTTTTTCGCAATCATCTCGGCAATGATTTCAGTATTGCCCTTGGAAATGTTCCCGACGGTGTAGTTTTCATCGGCACGGGAATAGTAAACGACGAGGATTTTCTTTTCTGCTGCCATAGAGACTCCTAGAAGAAGTGATAAAAGAATCAAGGTGATTTTTTTCATGGAATCCGCCTTTTTTGTTAAAAATTTCTTGAACCGGTTGAGTATAATATAAATAAATCTAGAACGGCCGCGTAATGCGTAATTTTTATGCCCACTATGCGTGTGATGCATAGCGGAAGTAACCATCTGCTCTTGAAAAAAACAAATAATCCATTTTCGGGCTAAAATTCCATTTGAACAGGCGCAAAATTTGCGACCGTTGGAAAGCCCTTAAATTCTTCATTTAGGGAGTTGTTGATATGCTTGAAATTGCGAGTCTTTTCTGCTCATTGCAAATATACAATCTCGCAATGTCATATTATGACATTTTCAAAAAAAATGTAAAACTATGCCTTCAAAGCATATCTTTTATGCGAAATAAGTATTTTGATTTATGGCGGGATTTGGTTATTTTTAGGGCATGAGGTGGTTCAAGCGTGCAGAATAGCAAAGGGGCGGCCCCAACGGTCAAGTTGAATTCGGGTTTCGACATGCCGGTTCTCGGGCTTGGCACTTGGACTTTGCGCGGCAAGGTGGCTGAAGACGCTGTCTATGTCGCCATCAAGAACGGGTATCGATTGATTGATACGGCAAAATATTAAGACATCGACGACTCAGACACCGCTACGAGAACTGGTGAAAATCGTCAAGATTTTAGTCAAACTGGATAAAAAAGTACATTTTTTATCCAATACAGTACATTTATTGAATAAAAAAAGCTATTTTTATGGGTAAAGGACGGTTCATCCTATGAAGATAGCCATACAAAACCAGCGCAAGGAACGGGACAGACTTCTCGGTCTGCCGTATATCCCCCGTCAAACCATATACGACTTTGACGAATTGCTGAAAAGCCCAAACATCAAGCTTTTGACGGGGCCGAGGCGTGTCGGAAAATCCACCCAGGCCCTTTTGATGTTGCGAGGCAAGAACTTCGCCTACCTGAATTTTGACGATAACGAACTATTGAACAAGTGGGACGAACAGCAGGCCGAACAGCTGCTCAGCGAAATCTATCCGAATTACGAGTACCTGCTACTGGACGAAGTGCAGAACATTGACGATTGGGATGTCTGGGTAAATAAACTTTATCGACGTGGCGTGAATTTGGTCATAACCGGCAGTAACGCCAAAATGCTTTCTGGCGAAATGGCAACCGTACTAACTGGCCGCTACCTTGAAATCAACATGCTGCCATTTAGCCTTGCCGAAGCATCGCAGTTTGCTAGCCGCTTGGGTAATGCGGAAAAAATACAAGACGACTTCTTGAAAAACGGCGGTTATCCGGAGACTTTTACTCAAAGGTCTATTACCCAGAGTTATTTACAGACCCTTTTCGATTCCATTCTGTACAAGGATATTGTCAGAAGACATAAGATCAGAAACGCAACTGACTTGAACAATGTAGCCATGTTTCTTTTGTCCAATTTCACGGGAACATTTAGCTACAACGACGTGGCCGATGACCTTGGGCTCTCTAGCGTCACCACAACAAAAAAGTTCATGGATTACTTGCACGAGCCGTTTCTGTTTTATTATCTGGACAGGTATAACAACAAACTAAAGTTGATGAAAAAAGCGCCCCGCAAGGTGTATGTGGTTGATAACGGTTTTGTTGCATCGAAGGCTTTCAATTTGAGCGAAAATCTCGGGAAATTGCTGGAAAACCAGGTCTTTGTGGAGTTGCTCCATCGCGGGTATGACACCGAAAAGACTTTGTTCTATTACCATTCCCGAAACGACAAGGAAACCGACTTTGTACTTCGTGAAGGCAACAAGGTCAAGGAACTTATCCAGGTTTGCTACGACATGTCCAAAGAAAAGACTATAAAGCGGGAAGTGGACAGCATCGTCGAATGTGCGGGAGAACTAGGCTGCGACAACCTGACTATTGTGACATGGAACGAGGAAAGGACTATCGAAAAGAAAGGCTACACAATCAAGATTGTGCCTGTGGGTAAGTTTTAAACGTCCACTATTCACTTGACGCATAGCGGATTTATTATATTCTCCCCAAAAGGGGCTTTTTATGTTTGTCGAGACCTACATTTTACGATTGCTGGCCGGGTTCCTGGAATACGGGACGCTTTCTGCCGTTGCGGACAAGCTCTACACTTCGCAGCCGGCGGTGAGCCGCGCGTTCAAGAAGCTGGAAGACGAAATCGGTGCTCCGCTCTTCGAGCGCAAAAAGAACCGCATCGAGCTGAACGAGAAGGGACGCACGGTCGCCGAATACGCGAAGCGCATCATGGATTTGCAGGGCGAAATGCTGGAAAAGGTAAGCCCGCAGGGGGCCATGCGCATGTTCTCTATCGCGTCGGTGGCCATTCTCCCTGCCATGCGGATGGTGCAGGAACTGCAGGAAAAATACCCCGGCGCGCAGGTCACTTACGAGATTATCGACAACGAGTCGGGCGTGCTGAAGGCGCTGAACGAAGGCACTGCGGACATCGGCATCACGCTTAGGGCCCCACGCGCAAAGAAATACCGCGCCGAAAAATACATGCAGGAGCGGCTCTCGATTGCGCTCCCCAAAAAGCACCCGCTTGCGAAGCGCAAGTCCATCCGGCTCCGGGAACTCAAGGGCGAAACCATCATCCAGCGCAGCAACGTAGGGTTCTGGGAGCAGGTCAAGCGCAAGAAGATTCCCGACGTCACCTTCATCAAACACGACAGCACGAAGGGCATTTCAAAGCTCATCGAGCAGTCTTCGCTGTTGACGTTCGTTTCGGACCAGAAGTTTGATTACGAAATTCCCAAGGACCGCAAGATTGTACCGCTCGCTGACCGCGAAATGAACGTGGAATTTTTCAAGGTGAAGTTAATGAAATAGCGCGCGGGCGTTGCATTTTCGCGACTCACTTCCTGATGAACTTTTCGTCGGTCTTGGGCATGGTGTTGTCGGGCGTGTAGCGTTCGACAGTCATTTTCAAGTCGTACTTGTCGCGGAGCTTCGCAATCGTCTTCATCATGGGCGAAGCATGGTGCACGTCGATGGCCGCCTGGCTTTCCCACGCGTCAATCAACAAGATGGTTTCGGGATCGTCCAGCGACTGGAAATATTCGTAGCGGATGTTGCCCTTCTCGGCACGGATTTTCGCCACCGTTCCGCTAGAAACCATCTCTTCGGCGAACTTCTTTGCCGCCCCGTTCTTACCCGTATAGCGCAGGTTTACCGTAATGTTGCTCATGGCACTCTCCGCAAAAACGCTCGCAGCGAGCGCAAGGATTGAAAATAGTGTTAAAAATTTGAGTTTCATTTTGCCACTCCGAAATGTTTCATATGTAATATAAATATTTTCGGAGTATGCGCAAAATGCTTAATTTTCATGCTCAGTATGCGCATGACGCATAGCGAAAACTTAAATTCTCACGCTGAGCACGGCGCCTTTGGTGTCGTCGTAAAATAGCGGGGCGATGGTAACCTTGGGCGGGGTCAGCTTTTCGCCGACTTTTTCCTTGTAGAACACGCTGCCGATGTACCAGCCGATGGAGGCTCCCATCAGGGTGCCCGCGACGGCGTCGGAAAACCAGTGGGCCTCCCCTTTTGCGCCGAGCACCATGCTTGTCGCGATATAGCCCGCATACAGGGCGCAGCCCGCCACGACGAGGGGCTTGTCGCGGTTGTAGCTTGCGATGCTCATGGCCATAGCCGCGTTGGTCATGGAATGTCCCGAGGGCCAGCCGTAAAAGACGCCGCGCCTAAAAAATCCCCATTTGAAATCGCGGGAACGCTCGCCACTGTTGAGTTCTGCGTCAGGGTGCTCGCGTGCCGAAATCGCCTTGAGGATGTTGTTGTAGAGGAAAGCCACGGCGGTAGCCTGCACGGCGACGGCACCGGTGTTGTTCAGCGCGCGGTTGTCGCTGATAAAGTACATGTAGCCCGGAACAAGAATCGGGAAAAATGTCCCCATCATCATGCCGGGAGTGAACGCAATGCCGTAAACAAGTTGATCCTGACGTGCCGCAAAACGGGCCACCATCAGGTCGTTATTTTCCATTGAGAACTTGTACGTGAGCGCACCGCCGAGCATGTGGAATCCGAGCGGCCAGCCGAACGCACTCAGCAACATGTTATGGCCCAGATGGTCGAGCGGGGAAAGCTTTTGTGCGGCATCGACATTCGCCGAGGTTACTGCAGAATCCACGGTTGTTGAATCAATCGAAGGCGTTTCGGCATGAGCGAAACTTGCAAATGCCGCGAGCAGCACAAGCACCAATATCTTTTTAAATG contains these protein-coding regions:
- a CDS encoding DUF4405 domain-containing protein; this encodes MPISAKIRMPLDIAMTVATLVLMGGNYFFESTAVHEILGVVLLVLWAVHITLNRRFFLSLFKGRYNAFRIVRTIINAGVIVCVLFLMVSGVMLSTHVFAWLGIESGSNFARTAHLLASHWYYVFMSLHIGLHVSLIANRLGLAGAFKSKAALVATRVVAALVAGYGIYAFAIRGLWKYMFLQQPFFFFDTERGYALFFADYIAIVVLFAVTVHYVAKLMKA
- a CDS encoding flavodoxin gives rise to the protein MFARILACAFIGLMTVGTFAAAPAPDGFVLIKGGTFNMGSPANEDWRVNDETLHKVKVSDFYLGKYEVTQKLYREVMGENPSSFKGDDLPVENITWLEAARFCNKLSERDGRTPVYAIEGDAVSWNREANGYRLPTEAEWEYAARGGTTTPFYTKKAPGADDVNFYGHYPYQIEQNYFNDEVLETRPGVYRGNTLPVGKFKPNPFGLYDIYGNVGEWCFDFYGDYGVSAGSTSVTVDPAGKPSGTRRVHRGGGWNDFGKNLRSAYRGAMQQSSKSYNVGLRLAMNAGAGVKGTFVTQEAAGFKGEKTQAASNPKSGSRALIVFYSWSGNTRGVAREIKKQTGFDMVELELVKPYSDDYNTVLKQAQNDQHKQARPALKKKPDAKKWADYETIIIGYPNWWASIPMPIATLLESYDFTGKRILPFCSHGGGRFGQSITAIAKLAPNAKIGEGLSVHYSGGSSLSKDVAKWLEKNGVKTK
- a CDS encoding carboxymuconolactone decarboxylase family protein, giving the protein MKLGTIMTMLGMGAVLAACDCCPQGEAKALSQDKELRAVMDNFTQNEVPTTTPLVEKREVELIRLVSLVTQQSGALLQEEVATALAQGLAPEEILEAIYQCAPYTGFPRTVDAVEIARSVFKAKNVKVDENRATVTAQSRLEAGADAQGTLFGQTFRDMAKNGKSGMPTINYFLASNCFGDYYTRKGLDLNTRELLTMAILVNLGTEPQLKAHIGANLKIRTTDYVEQAIYNCLPYCGYPRTLNALRLLKEAVAETKVATVAKNMPGKDWSVFPVGKPNDAYAKYFVGKSYLDMISKEQVGVGNVTFEPACRNNWHIHHAKKGGGQILIATAGRGYYQEWGKPAVELKPGDVVNIPAGVKHWHGAAPDSWFQHLAIEVPGEGGSNEWLEPVSDEDYGKLK
- a CDS encoding flavodoxin; this encodes MAAEKKILVVYYSRADENYTVGNISKGNTEIIAEMIAKKTGGTLLHVEPAKEYPKKYDDCINVAKKELAQDARPAIKPVNVNPEEFDEIYVGYPVWWGEMPMPMFTFFEKYNLKGKTIHPFVTHEGSGLSGVQRLKKVTGANVTPGLAIYGHVAQNERDKAQKEVDKWVK
- a CDS encoding ATP-binding protein, with the protein product MKIAIQNQRKERDRLLGLPYIPRQTIYDFDELLKSPNIKLLTGPRRVGKSTQALLMLRGKNFAYLNFDDNELLNKWDEQQAEQLLSEIYPNYEYLLLDEVQNIDDWDVWVNKLYRRGVNLVITGSNAKMLSGEMATVLTGRYLEINMLPFSLAEASQFASRLGNAEKIQDDFLKNGGYPETFTQRSITQSYLQTLFDSILYKDIVRRHKIRNATDLNNVAMFLLSNFTGTFSYNDVADDLGLSSVTTTKKFMDYLHEPFLFYYLDRYNNKLKLMKKAPRKVYVVDNGFVASKAFNLSENLGKLLENQVFVELLHRGYDTEKTLFYYHSRNDKETDFVLREGNKVKELIQVCYDMSKEKTIKREVDSIVECAGELGCDNLTIVTWNEERTIEKKGYTIKIVPVGKF
- a CDS encoding LysR family transcriptional regulator; translation: MFVETYILRLLAGFLEYGTLSAVADKLYTSQPAVSRAFKKLEDEIGAPLFERKKNRIELNEKGRTVAEYAKRIMDLQGEMLEKVSPQGAMRMFSIASVAILPAMRMVQELQEKYPGAQVTYEIIDNESGVLKALNEGTADIGITLRAPRAKKYRAEKYMQERLSIALPKKHPLAKRKSIRLRELKGETIIQRSNVGFWEQVKRKKIPDVTFIKHDSTKGISKLIEQSSLLTFVSDQKFDYEIPKDRKIVPLADREMNVEFFKVKLMK
- a CDS encoding putative quinol monooxygenase; this encodes MSNITVNLRYTGKNGAAKKFAEEMVSSGTVAKIRAEKGNIRYEYFQSLDDPETILLIDAWESQAAIDVHHASPMMKTIAKLRDKYDLKMTVERYTPDNTMPKTDEKFIRK
- a CDS encoding phosphatase PAP2 family protein, whose protein sequence is MKQSLATFKKILVLVLLAAFASFAHAETPSIDSTTVDSAVTSANVDAAQKLSPLDHLGHNMLLSAFGWPLGFHMLGGALTYKFSMENNDLMVARFAARQDQLVYGIAFTPGMMMGTFFPILVPGYMYFISDNRALNNTGAVAVQATAVAFLYNNILKAISAREHPDAELNSGERSRDFKWGFFRRGVFYGWPSGHSMTNAAMAMSIASYNRDKPLVVAGCALYAGYIATSMVLGAKGEAHWFSDAVAGTLMGASIGWYIGSVFYKEKVGEKLTPPKVTIAPLFYDDTKGAVLSVRI